One part of the Stigmatopora argus isolate UIUO_Sarg chromosome 8, RoL_Sarg_1.0, whole genome shotgun sequence genome encodes these proteins:
- the LOC144078496 gene encoding uncharacterized protein LOC144078496: protein MQRRHIILFFLFTLLDYLWTQKQICKKPTDCPSENRIVLNGATEIPRNLSAGVTEIFFLDSHIKTIPKDAFMENPRLEKVEFINTNTTNVEPGAFEGLSDMKLVEISSTPLTSVPVGVFSGVSNLEIIILKLNKIRNLEHGLFEGLKKVRELHLHGNEIASIEDETFDGLNNLIMLHLAKNRLPEVKTAWFSKLNKLATLRLYENQLTAIPEDLFQNLPNLREISLASNKITEISATQFPHKDKLIKIILDDNLLTSLPEEYFVGFPNLKTLTLHKNKLSSLPSVLFGKVNKIRDLSFRQNNLSDLPKAIFSPLTSLTKLDLSKNNFSTLSSDHFEELNKLTDLNLLNNKIDSLDSHVFENLPSLRTLDLSGNKLQTLPPNIFQSLTHLTKVYLHDNPWNCDCKLIHLYRWIKANSATLRKPVVCWYPDDLKDQEIKSLEEDQFICPTIPSTTTMLHTTTLPTTLPTLGPTTTLTTTMPTTPSPTTLTSTTPKATTAYTTIAPEGTTTDMKTTQQTTPKTSPTTSLVTTSAQVTTTQTTILMTSIPASTMRPITTEIPLPTTILTTTAALMVTLPTTTPTTVPSTTSPRITFTPTPQITTPTGSTTMILPTTATSTITTAATTVISTLPSTIPGTTMEASITTNAPTPNWTSKPTTTTLTTTSPSKQTTPVVFTCPTQPRLEKSPSLRSYENTKYKECQSQALVYTTLLLVEIPCTLLLAKFTVSLYRLLYRDRVFHNVKLTHFSYTKEVILRPL, encoded by the coding sequence ATGCAGAGACGAcacatcattcttttttttctgtttacatTGTTGGACTACTTATGGACTCAAAAACAAATATGTAAAAAACCGACAGACTGCCCTTCAGAAAATCGAATTGTCTTAAACGGAGCTACAGAAATCCCTCGTAATCTGAGTGCAGGGGTGACTGAAATCTTCTTTTTGGACAGTCACATCAAAACAATCCCTAAAGACGCCTTTATGGAAAACCCTCGATTGGAAAAGGTAGAGTTCATAAACACAAACACCACTAATGTTGAGCCAGGGGCTTTTGAAGGTCTGTCTGATATGAAGCTTGTTGaaatctccagcacccccctgacGTCCGTACCAGTGGGAGTCTTTTCAGGTGTCAGCAACCTGgagataattattttaaaattgaacaAGATCCGTAATCTTGAGCACGGTTTGTTTGAAGGTCTTAAAAAGGTTAGAGAGCTCCACTTACATGGAAATGAGATTGCATCCATTGAAGATGAGACTTTTGATGGCCTGAATAACCTCATAATGCTCCATTTGGCTAAAAATCGCCTCCCTGAAGTGAAAACTGCCTGGTTCTCTAAACTAAACAAACTGGCCACACTGCGGCTTTATGAAAATCAACTGACTGCCATTCCAGAGGACCTTTTTCAAAATTTACCAAATTTAAGAGAGATATCTTTGGCTAGCAACAAAATAACAGAAATATCTGCCACTCAGTTTCCCCATAAAGACAAACTGATTAAGATCATATTGGATGACAATCTCTTGACAAGTTTACCAGAAGAATACTTTGTCGGCTTCCCTAACCTGAAAACATTGACCCTTCACAAGAACAAATTATCAAGCCTTCCCTCTGTGCTGTTTGGAAAAGTGAACAAAATTAGAGATTTAAGCTTTCGTCAAAACAATTTGTCCGACCTTCCAAAAGCGATATTCAGTCCTCTGACTAGTCTGACTAAGCTCGATCTATCCAAGAATAACTTTTCTACTCTGTCATCCGACCACTTTGAAGAACTGAACAAACTCACTGATTTGAATCTCCTCAACAACAAGATAGACTCTCTAGATTCTCACGTGTTTGAAAACCTTCCATCTTTGAGGACCCTGGACCTCTCAGGCAACAAACTTCAAACACTGCCTCCCAATATTTTTCAGTCTTTAACACATCTAACCAAAGTTTATCTACATGACAATCCCTGGAATTGTGATTGTAAACTTATTCACCTCTATCGCTGGATAAAAGCAAACTCTGCGACCCTCCGTAAACCAGTTGTCTGTTGGTATCCAGATGATCTTAAAGACCAGGAGATCAAGTCATTGGAAGAGGACCAATTTATATGCCCAACCATTCCCTCCACAACCACCATGTTACATACAACTACTCTCCCAACTACTCTCCCAACTTTAGGACCAACCACCACCCTCACAACAACAATGCCAACAACTCCTTCGCCAACCACCCTTACATCTACCACTCCTAAAGCTACGACAGCTTATACAACAATTGCTCCTGAAGGAACAACTACTGACATGAAGACTACACAGCAAACAACACCCAAGACCTCCCCTACCACATCACTGGTTACAACAAGCGCACAAGTTACCACCACACAAACCACCATTTTGATGACAAGCATACCAGCTAGCACTATGAGGCCGATCACCACGGAAATTCCTTTGCCCACAACAATTTTGACAACAACAGCTGCACTTATGGTCACATTGCCAACAACCACACCCACAACAGTTCCATCTACAACCTCGCCAAGAATCACTTTCACACCGACTCCCCAAATAACCACGCCAACAGGTTCAACTACAATGATATTACCAACAACAGCTACATCCACCATTACCACTGCAGCTACGACAGTAATAAGCACGCTACCTAGCACAATTCCAGGAACAACCATGGAAGCATCAATCACAACAAATGCGCCCACCCCTAACTGGACGTCCAAGCCTACCACTACCACTCTGACGACAACATCCCCATCAAAACAGACAACCCCAGTTGTTTTCACTTGCCCTACACAGCCGCGACTGGAGAAGTCACCCAGTTTACGTTCTTATGAGAACACAAAATATAAAGAGTGCCAATCCCAAGCTCTCGTGTACACCACTCTTCTTCTAGTGGAGATCCCCTGTACATTATTGTTGGCTAAATTTACCGTGTCTCTTTACCGACTACTGTACAGGGATAGAGTATTCCACAATGTCAAACTTACCCACTTTTCTTATACGAAGGAAGTCATTTTAAGGCCTTTGTAG
- the LOC144078500 gene encoding uncharacterized protein LOC144078500 — translation MDDPHIFQVFLFLSCLNIFVWACPFECQCNGDEMLCIGLSSVPPLPSFTTTLYLSNFNIYSLKAEDLTSLTNVLKFAIDNTTLREIQHGTFDSTVKLEALAITGTELQDLPEGLFQNLQALKTLNLNRNKMKVLRPKWFTTFKVLSALDLTQNQLNSIPMETFHPLTELEYLLLARNDISQLSSGTFKGLSKLKYLRLNKNVLQEIPSGSFDDLPNLEELSLQDNHITHLQHDLFSKTTKLTKLFLSKNKLKSIPPGLLLNLPLLSQISLYENQLESLSPEVFGPMALQDLWLYDNKLSRIEDYTFKNLTQLRLLVLSRNRISYVSPRAFAGLEHIGEISLHTNLLKTLQAGTFQGLPMLVNISLEHNFISPLPAGFLQGLSHLEQIDLRNNTLENLLQRDLDALSVAEEVLLHQNPWRCDEDILPLRNWLRRDPLKVNQTLVLCDTPLSLSGKMVALLREEDLGKQSHTQQTLLASTEKSRKPPPPLNRSTSSPAGMITSSSGDEVTRNGQGEEGHVPHHTSIILIVVAVVTTIIISATIFGCLYCRRRKRGQINHRSRNSML, via the coding sequence ATGGACGATCCCCACATCTTTCAGGTGTTCCTATTTTTATCCTGcctcaacatttttgtttgggcaTGTCCATTTGAATGTCAATGTAACGGAGACGAAATGCTATGCATTGGACTCTCAAGTGTCCCTCCTTTGCCATCGTTTACTACTACCCTGTACCTTTCCAACTTCAACATCTACTCTTTGAAAGCGGAGGACCTTACTTCTCTCACTAATGTATTAAAGTTTGCTATCGACAACACAACGTTGAGGGAAATCCAACATGGCACGTTTGATTCCACTGTGAAATTAGAGGCCTTGGCAATTACTGGAACTGAATTGCAAGATCTGCCTGAGGGCTTGTTCCAAAATCTTCAGGCGCTCAAAACTCTGAATCTAAACCGAAACAAGATGAAGGTACTTCGTCCAAAATGGTTCACCACATTCAAAGTTCTGTCTGCCCTTGATCTCACTCAGAACCAACTGAACTCAATACCCATGGAAACCTTTCACCCTCTCACTGAGCTGGAGTACTTACTACTCGCAAGAAATGACATTAGTCAATTGTCTAGTGGGACATTCAAAGGGCTTTCAAAACTGAAATATCTTcgactaaataaaaatgttctccAGGAAATCCCCAGTGGAAGTTTTGATGATCTGCCCAATTTAGAGGAATTATCCTTGCAGGACAATCATATCACTCATCTCCAACACGACTTGTTCTCAAAGACTACAAAACTCACAAAGCTGTTCCTCTCCAAAAACAAACTGAAGTCGATCCCACCAGGACTCCTTTTGAACCTTCCACTGCTATCCCAGATCTCCTTGTATGAAAACCAGCTGGAAAGCCTGAGTCCAGAGGTTTTTGGTCCCATGGCCCTGCAGGACTTATGGCTGTATGACAACAAACTAAGTCGCATAGAGGATTACACCTTTAAAAATCTCACCCAGCTGCGTCTCCTGGTCCTAAGTCGCAACAGGATTAGCTACGTATCCCCCAGAGCCTTTGCAGGGTTGGAACATATCGGTGAGATATCACTTCATaccaaccttctgaaaacatTACAAGCTGGCACATTCCAAGGTCTTCCCATGCTGGTAAACATCTCTCTGGAACACAATTTTATCAGTCCATTGCCAGCTGGATTTCTCCAAGGTCTGAGTCACTTGGAACAGATTGACCTAAGAAATAACACTCTTGAAAACCTGCTTCAGAGAGATCTTGACGCGCTTTCTGTGGCAGAGGAGGTACTTCTTCACCAGAACCCTTGGAGGTGTGATGAGGATATTCTGCCTCTTCGAAACTGGCTGAGAAGGGACCCATTAAAGGTCAACCAGACCCTCGTGCTGTGTGATACTCCGCTAAGTCTGAGTGGGAAGATGGTTGCTTTGCTGAGAGAAGAAGACTTGGGGAAGCAAAGTCACACACAACAGACACTGCTGGCCTCAACAGAGAAGAGCAGGAAACCACCGCCACCATTGAACAGAAGTACTTCTTCACCTGCTGGGATGATAACATCGTCCTCAGGGGATGAAGTGACGAGAAATGGACAGGGGGAAGAGGGACATGTTCCTCACCACACTTCCATCATCCTCATTGTCGTCGCAGTTGTCACCACAATCATCATAAGTGCCACCATCTTTGGCTGTCTTTACTGTAGGAGAAGGAAGAGAGGACAGATAAACCACAGGAGCAGGAACTCTATGCTGTAA